The following coding sequences are from one Methanobacterium petrolearium window:
- a CDS encoding MFS transporter translates to MVNLKLNIPDNDIKGHALKFIILLGIVSLLADMTYEGARSITGPYLALLGANAAVVGFVAGFGELVGYALRFLSGYLADKTRRYWAMTIIGYAVNLFAVPLLALAGNWPMAALLLIAERMGKAIRTPSRDVMLSHATSQVGRGWGFGLHEAMDQIGAIIGPLMVAVILYFSGNYQLCFAFLLLPAILTLTVLVTSRLLYPNPHDLEVNVPKIQTKGLMKVYWIYIVAVIFIALGFADFPLVAYHFQRAEVVSPVMIPIFYSVAMGVDALAALVFGRLFDKIGMWALIIAVTSSAFFAPLVFWGDFSMALLGMGLWGVGMGAQESIMRAAVAEMSPVNIRGSAYGVFSTIYGISWFIGSFTLGIIYDFSITLMVTFSLFAQILAVIPLFLIRKYRP, encoded by the coding sequence ATGGTCAATCTAAAACTAAATATTCCAGATAATGATATTAAGGGTCATGCTCTTAAATTCATTATTTTGCTTGGAATTGTAAGCCTATTGGCAGATATGACCTATGAAGGTGCTCGAAGCATAACTGGACCATACCTTGCATTACTGGGTGCAAATGCAGCTGTAGTGGGTTTCGTTGCCGGATTTGGTGAATTGGTTGGATATGCCCTTCGTTTTCTTTCTGGGTATCTGGCTGACAAAACAAGAAGATACTGGGCTATGACCATCATCGGCTATGCAGTTAACCTCTTTGCAGTACCGTTACTAGCCCTTGCAGGAAACTGGCCCATGGCTGCCCTTCTACTTATTGCTGAGAGAATGGGAAAGGCAATTCGCACACCTTCCCGGGATGTGATGTTATCCCATGCCACATCACAGGTGGGTCGTGGATGGGGTTTTGGACTTCACGAAGCCATGGATCAAATAGGGGCCATCATAGGACCTTTAATGGTTGCAGTCATCCTGTACTTCTCTGGTAACTACCAGTTGTGTTTTGCTTTTCTACTTTTACCTGCGATATTGACCTTAACCGTTCTAGTAACTTCAAGACTTCTCTATCCCAATCCGCATGATCTTGAAGTGAATGTTCCAAAAATCCAAACAAAGGGTTTAATGAAGGTTTACTGGATATACATAGTAGCAGTGATTTTTATTGCCCTGGGATTTGCTGATTTTCCCCTGGTTGCTTATCACTTCCAAAGGGCAGAAGTGGTATCACCAGTGATGATTCCAATTTTTTATTCAGTGGCTATGGGAGTAGATGCACTGGCAGCTTTAGTATTCGGCAGATTATTTGATAAAATCGGTATGTGGGCATTGATCATTGCAGTAACCTCATCGGCATTTTTCGCCCCACTGGTTTTCTGGGGTGATTTCAGCATGGCTCTACTGGGAATGGGGTTATGGGGGGTGGGCATGGGAGCTCAAGAATCCATCATGAGAGCAGCTGTTGCTGAAATGTCCCCAGTAAACATAAGAGGTTCAGCATATGGTGTATTCAGCACTATTTATGGGATTTCATGGTTTATTGGTAGTTTTACATTGGGAATAATCTATGATTTCTCCATAACTTTGATGGTGACATTCTCCCTTTTTGCCCAGATTTTGGCAGTGATACCATTATTTCTAATTAGAAAATATCGGCCTTAA
- a CDS encoding nucleoside deaminase, translating into MKHWIIRVGSRNMQENPDTLEDEHHWFMSQAQKEAIKGLNGGGIPVGAVLVKNGEIVGKGHNQRVQMNSTILHAEMACLENAGRMKADDYKNCILYTTLSPCVMCSGAIILYNIPVVVIGENENFKGPEKHLQDNNIQLINL; encoded by the coding sequence TTGAAACACTGGATAATTAGGGTGGGAAGTAGGAACATGCAGGAAAACCCAGACACACTTGAAGATGAACATCACTGGTTCATGTCACAGGCTCAAAAAGAGGCCATAAAAGGTTTAAATGGTGGGGGAATTCCAGTTGGTGCTGTCCTGGTTAAAAATGGCGAAATCGTAGGCAAAGGCCATAACCAAAGGGTGCAAATGAATTCTACTATTTTACATGCTGAGATGGCCTGTTTGGAAAATGCAGGTAGGATGAAAGCAGATGATTATAAAAATTGTATACTTTACACAACTCTTTCACCATGTGTGATGTGTTCTGGAGCAATAATACTTTATAACATTCCTGTGGTAGTTATTGGGGAAAATGAAAACTTCAAAGGTCCAGAAAAACATCTTCAGGATAACAATATTCAGTTAATCAATTTATAG
- a CDS encoding DUF1284 domain-containing protein: MVKNVKNGVGSEPIRIRAHHLLCMQGFQGFGYNKKFTENMAQIIEKTIKNSSSFIQVMIGTDSICQMCPHNSQGICNRDSSNNIKIMDSAVIEKLKIEQGSVHSSASLLSKTMKLNSQTVKKLCGNCSWRNKCLYFQEKML, encoded by the coding sequence ATGGTGAAAAACGTCAAAAATGGCGTTGGTTCGGAACCGATAAGGATCAGAGCCCACCATCTCCTTTGCATGCAAGGATTTCAGGGATTTGGTTACAATAAAAAATTCACTGAAAACATGGCCCAGATCATAGAAAAAACCATAAAAAATTCTTCTTCTTTTATTCAGGTTATGATTGGGACGGATTCGATATGCCAGATGTGTCCGCATAATTCTCAGGGGATATGCAATAGGGACTCATCAAACAATATTAAAATCATGGATTCTGCAGTCATTGAGAAATTAAAGATTGAACAAGGATCAGTACATTCTTCAGCATCACTCCTATCCAAAACAATGAAGTTGAACAGTCAAACTGTAAAAAAATTATGCGGAAATTGTTCTTGGCGGAACAAATGCCTTTATTTTCAAGAAAAGATGTTATAG
- a CDS encoding biotin transporter BioY → MEISIENYFRKRYSFFTWRSNTSLVNKVIMAFFMACVTGIMAQIVIPLPWTPVPITAQTFAVLMAGVVLGRWWGGLSQVMYLAVGLLGVPWFAGMTGGYSILLGSTGGYFLGFILTAFFMGYFTDKYVQSRNFRPMLGLLSVANFAFIYIPGLLGLGLWMYMVNGSFPTILTLLTMGLFPFILGDLVKIAGAAALTKAITPKKEY, encoded by the coding sequence ATGGAAATCAGTATAGAAAATTATTTCCGGAAAAGATACTCATTTTTCACGTGGCGTTCTAATACTTCTTTAGTTAACAAAGTAATAATGGCATTTTTCATGGCATGTGTCACTGGAATAATGGCTCAGATAGTAATACCATTGCCATGGACTCCTGTGCCCATAACTGCCCAAACCTTCGCTGTTTTAATGGCAGGTGTGGTTCTGGGTCGTTGGTGGGGTGGACTCAGCCAAGTAATGTATCTTGCCGTAGGTTTGTTAGGAGTCCCATGGTTTGCAGGGATGACTGGTGGATATAGTATACTTTTGGGTTCTACCGGAGGATATTTCCTTGGGTTCATTCTAACCGCATTTTTCATGGGATACTTCACAGATAAATATGTTCAGTCCCGAAACTTCCGTCCTATGTTAGGGTTGCTATCCGTGGCAAACTTCGCATTTATTTACATTCCCGGACTCTTAGGATTAGGATTATGGATGTACATGGTAAACGGAAGCTTTCCAACAATTCTGACCCTTCTTACCATGGGTCTTTTCCCCTTCATCTTGGGGGATTTGGTGAAAATTGCCGGTGCAGCAGCACTCACAAAAGCCATAACTCCAAAAAAAGAATATTAA
- a CDS encoding PadR family transcriptional regulator yields MLNRKFFLGFIRIHILYHASKEEIYGVQMIQELKNHGYKVSPGIMYPILHSLESEGFLKCRKENVKGKIRKYYKITPRGEKILHESRQKINELIKEVIEE; encoded by the coding sequence ATGTTAAATAGAAAATTTTTCCTGGGATTTATTAGAATACACATACTCTACCATGCAAGTAAAGAAGAAATATATGGGGTTCAAATGATTCAAGAACTAAAAAATCATGGTTATAAAGTAAGTCCTGGTATTATGTACCCTATTCTCCATTCTCTGGAAAGTGAAGGCTTTTTGAAATGTAGAAAAGAAAATGTGAAAGGAAAGATAAGGAAATATTATAAGATAACACCCAGAGGAGAAAAAATCCTCCATGAATCACGTCAAAAAATTAATGAACTCATAAAAGAAGTTATAGAAGAATAA